Proteins encoded together in one bacterium window:
- a CDS encoding aldo/keto reductase, giving the protein MIPTLAFGRTGHESTRTIFGAAALARVTQDQADPVLELLLRYGVNHIDVAASYGEAELRIAPWLRTHRDRFFLATKTGARTYDAAKRQIHQSLERMGVGRIDLIQLHNLADPIEWDTALSPRGALDACREARDEGLVRFIGVTGHGTQIAATHLRSLERFDFDSVLLPYNYVMMQDGHYAGMFERVAAACRDRNVAVQTIKSVARRPWWGRERTRTTWYQPVEDQRDIDLAVHWVLARPGIFLNTVGDVALLPKVLDAASRYAAPPDEAAVRESAARLEMLPLFV; this is encoded by the coding sequence GTGATCCCAACGCTGGCGTTCGGACGTACCGGGCACGAGAGCACCCGCACGATCTTCGGGGCGGCGGCGCTCGCCCGGGTCACCCAGGATCAGGCCGATCCGGTGCTGGAGCTGCTGCTGCGCTACGGCGTGAATCACATCGACGTCGCGGCGAGCTACGGGGAGGCGGAACTGCGGATCGCGCCGTGGCTGCGGACGCACCGCGACCGTTTCTTTCTCGCGACCAAGACCGGCGCGCGCACCTACGACGCCGCGAAGCGACAGATCCACCAGTCGCTCGAGCGGATGGGGGTCGGTCGGATCGACCTGATCCAGCTGCACAATCTGGCCGACCCGATCGAGTGGGACACCGCGCTCAGCCCGCGCGGCGCGCTCGACGCCTGCCGGGAGGCGCGCGACGAAGGCCTCGTGCGGTTCATCGGGGTGACCGGCCATGGGACCCAGATCGCGGCCACGCACCTGCGCAGCCTCGAGCGGTTCGACTTCGACTCGGTGCTGCTGCCCTACAATTACGTGATGATGCAGGACGGGCACTACGCCGGGATGTTCGAGCGCGTCGCCGCGGCCTGCCGCGACCGCAACGTCGCGGTGCAGACGATCAAGTCGGTGGCGCGGCGCCCGTGGTGGGGCCGGGAGCGCACCCGGACCACGTGGTATCAGCCGGTCGAAGACCAGCGGGACATCGACCTCGCGGTCCACTGGGTGCTCGCCCGGCCCGGCATCTTCCTCAACACCGTCGGCGACGTCGCGCTGCTGCCGAAGGTGCTCGACGCCGCCTCGCGATACGCCGCACCTCCGGACGAGGCCGCGGTGCGCGAGTCGGCGGCCCGCCTCGAGATGCTGCCGCTGTTCGTCTGA
- a CDS encoding glycosyl hydrolase family 28-related protein, protein MRAWVPVGLIAAFILVATSPATYIGVVGGGERPHPSAAISPPVPRTTTDSFDPLDPPWVYIRSAGARGDGVTDDTAAVQAAFTEAATSGRPVFCRSGIYLVSATLVLGTDFAGSPSAGRAACVVKFVGSGPAVMVTANPVQIQNLVLDLTANAHTGTGGLLLPDACVRCTFSSIRVEGPPNGVIPYLNYGIFLRGGGTGDRLTNISTEYATSAIIAGIGGNLFYQSTFDNIFAHHCGQTAGRACLEITGAVDTVMNSGIGGGGGFPGAPTRVPVRISGTDAEAIDIIATELIADAPHGTAVVIARPAHDVSVVTLIDVRLPVPARLASDVVTPPRVTRIATQESGAGPVGFISAAAPIAAFVPARDSGITLDGCSCTAVAGTVSFTTGAAAPDGAAPFGEIRFQRVYPQPPIVILSWNSDSAATAGVYVHSTSDQGVRLRSSHLQSRTRYVLSYQVIEQ, encoded by the coding sequence GTGAGAGCCTGGGTTCCGGTTGGCCTGATCGCGGCGTTTATTCTTGTAGCGACTTCCCCGGCGACCTACATCGGCGTCGTCGGCGGCGGCGAGCGGCCGCACCCGTCCGCCGCGATCTCGCCACCGGTGCCCCGGACGACGACCGACTCCTTCGATCCTCTCGATCCGCCGTGGGTCTACATCCGCTCCGCGGGGGCGCGCGGGGACGGCGTCACGGACGATACCGCGGCGGTCCAGGCCGCTTTCACCGAGGCGGCCACGAGCGGCCGCCCCGTCTTTTGCCGGTCGGGGATCTACCTCGTATCGGCCACCCTGGTGCTCGGTACGGACTTCGCCGGGTCGCCGTCCGCCGGGCGGGCGGCGTGCGTCGTCAAATTCGTCGGTTCCGGCCCGGCGGTGATGGTCACCGCGAACCCGGTGCAGATTCAAAACCTCGTGCTGGACCTTACCGCGAACGCTCACACCGGGACCGGCGGGCTGCTGCTTCCCGACGCCTGCGTACGCTGTACCTTTTCGTCGATTAGAGTCGAGGGGCCGCCCAACGGCGTGATCCCCTACCTCAACTACGGCATCTTTCTGCGGGGCGGCGGCACGGGAGACCGGCTCACGAACATTTCGACCGAATACGCGACCTCGGCCATCATCGCGGGGATCGGCGGCAACCTCTTCTATCAGAGCACGTTCGACAATATCTTCGCCCACCACTGCGGTCAAACGGCGGGGCGCGCCTGTCTGGAGATCACCGGCGCGGTCGACACCGTGATGAACTCGGGGATCGGCGGCGGCGGCGGTTTCCCGGGGGCGCCGACCCGTGTGCCCGTGCGGATCTCCGGCACCGACGCCGAGGCCATCGACATCATCGCCACCGAACTGATTGCGGACGCGCCGCATGGGACGGCGGTGGTCATCGCCCGGCCGGCCCACGACGTGAGCGTCGTCACGCTGATCGACGTCCGCCTGCCGGTACCCGCCCGCCTGGCGTCCGACGTCGTCACTCCGCCGCGGGTCACCCGCATCGCGACGCAGGAGAGCGGCGCAGGCCCCGTCGGGTTCATCAGCGCGGCGGCCCCGATCGCCGCGTTTGTGCCGGCGCGGGATTCGGGCATCACGCTCGACGGCTGCAGCTGCACGGCGGTTGCCGGCACCGTCTCGTTCACGACGGGCGCGGCCGCCCCGGACGGCGCGGCCCCGTTCGGCGAGATCCGGTTTCAGCGCGTGTACCCGCAGCCGCCGATCGTCATCCTGAGCTGGAATTCGGATTCCGCGGCGACCGCGGGGGTGTACGTGCACTCGACGTCGGACCAAGGCGTCCGGCTCCGCTCCTCGCATCTGCAGTCCCGCACACGGTACGTGCTGAGCTACCAGGTGATCGAACAGTAA
- a CDS encoding nitrate/sulfonate/bicarbonate ABC transporter ATP-binding protein produces MAISSPPTVLVEARSLTIAYARPDGGSTAVLYRVDLQIRAGEILALLGPSGCGKSSLLRVLAGLLRPTEGTVLYRGQPLAGPNPGVAMVFQTFALFPWLTVLDNVELGLKAAGATPERARTRALEMIDLIGLDGFESAFPKELSGGMRQRVGFARALAVEPDILLMDEPFSALDPLTAENLRTDLLELWLKRRFPTRAIVVVTHSIEEAVFMADRIIVLATTPGRIVDEVRPELPHWRDRRSPQFQQVVERVYELLTGDRARRLEHLKQLIPRLPSATVSMLIGLVEFIHDRGNEADLARVGAELHFDVEDLLPAVEAAELLGFATAHAGDLKLTERGGVLAAATVQEKKEIFRSRLLDTVSQTREIVAQLNRNEDHRMPAGDVLDELERHFSNEEARRQLEILIGWGRYAEIYAFDELTDDFYLEPGGVPAEAVSG; encoded by the coding sequence GTGGCGATCAGCAGCCCCCCGACCGTTCTCGTCGAGGCCAGGAGCCTGACCATTGCCTACGCGCGGCCCGACGGCGGATCGACCGCCGTGCTGTACCGCGTCGATCTGCAAATCCGCGCGGGCGAGATCCTCGCCCTGCTGGGCCCGTCCGGCTGCGGGAAGTCGAGCCTCCTCCGCGTGCTGGCCGGCCTGCTCCGGCCCACCGAGGGCACGGTCCTCTACCGCGGGCAGCCGCTCGCCGGTCCCAACCCGGGTGTCGCGATGGTGTTTCAAACTTTCGCCCTGTTCCCCTGGCTGACCGTGTTGGACAACGTCGAACTGGGGCTCAAGGCGGCGGGCGCGACACCGGAGCGGGCCCGGACGCGGGCGCTCGAGATGATCGACCTGATCGGACTCGACGGCTTCGAGTCGGCTTTCCCCAAGGAATTGTCCGGCGGCATGCGCCAGCGGGTCGGCTTCGCCCGCGCGCTCGCCGTGGAACCGGACATTCTGTTGATGGACGAACCCTTTTCCGCGCTCGACCCGCTGACCGCGGAGAACCTCCGCACGGACCTGCTGGAACTCTGGCTGAAGCGCCGTTTTCCGACGCGCGCGATCGTCGTCGTGACCCACAGCATCGAGGAGGCCGTGTTCATGGCCGACCGCATCATCGTACTGGCGACGACGCCGGGGCGCATCGTCGACGAGGTCCGGCCGGAACTGCCGCACTGGCGGGATCGCCGCTCGCCGCAGTTTCAACAGGTCGTCGAGCGGGTCTACGAGCTGCTGACCGGCGACCGCGCGCGGCGCCTCGAGCATCTCAAGCAGCTCATTCCCAGGCTGCCGAGCGCAACCGTCAGCATGCTGATCGGTCTCGTAGAGTTCATCCACGACCGGGGCAACGAGGCGGATCTCGCGCGGGTCGGCGCGGAGCTGCATTTCGACGTCGAAGATCTCCTCCCGGCCGTCGAGGCCGCGGAGCTCTTGGGCTTTGCGACCGCCCACGCCGGCGACCTGAAGCTGACCGAACGCGGTGGGGTGCTGGCCGCGGCGACCGTGCAGGAGAAGAAGGAGATCTTCCGCTCGCGGCTGCTCGACACGGTGAGCCAGACACGGGAGATCGTCGCGCAACTCAACCGAAACGAAGACCACCGGATGCCGGCCGGCGACGTGCTCGACGAGCTGGAGCGCCACTTCAGCAACGAGGAGGCGCGTCGCCAACTGGAGATCCTGATCGGCTGGGGGCGGTACGCCGAGATCTACGCGTTCGACGAACTGACGGACGACTTCTACCTGGAGCCTGGCGGCGTACCGGCCGAGGCGGTGTCGGGGTAA
- a CDS encoding ABC transporter permease subunit — MSARDPGPVLLRTPRTWAADVLILGSVAAAFYVLLTLAPRELHRSIPSITIDLRPSALPEYALLSLLRMIGAYTLALAFTLGVGYAAARNATAGRLIVPALDVLQSIPVLSFLPTVLLAMIALFPGRTLGLELGSILLIFTGMVWNMAFSFYHSLRTIPEELTEAAQAFRLSPLRRLLSLELPASIIGLVWNSMMSWAGGWFFLMATEEFTLGRQSFALPGLGSYLADAANKGNFGAILWGLGTLIALIVALDQLVWRPLIAWSERFKVELSEGQDVPRSWALNVLRDSTLLPAAGRALRTMSARMQKGRPPARAPRPAAPDPAAAAVTRGLGWVATAAALAAVVWGTVSLIRLIAALPAVQWLTIGAGTGATLLRIIVALAVSLAWTVPAGVAIGLHPRLARVAEPLAQVAASVPATAVFPILLLLLIHVGGGLTIASILLMLLGTQWYVLFNAIAGAIALPRDLLEATDVMKVRGWARWRTLILPGIFPHLVTGGITAQGGAFNASIVSEYVTFENRTLQTIGLGALISAAAANANYPLLAAATVAMGTIVVVWNRLFWRRAAHLAEERYHLG, encoded by the coding sequence ATGTCCGCCCGCGACCCCGGCCCCGTCCTCCTCCGTACGCCCCGCACGTGGGCGGCCGACGTCCTGATCCTCGGCAGCGTCGCCGCCGCGTTCTACGTGCTGCTGACGCTCGCGCCGCGGGAGCTGCACCGCTCGATCCCGTCCATCACGATCGACCTGCGGCCGTCCGCGCTGCCGGAATATGCGCTGCTCTCGCTGCTCCGCATGATCGGCGCCTACACCCTCGCGCTCGCCTTTACGCTCGGCGTCGGCTACGCCGCGGCGAGAAACGCGACGGCGGGCCGGCTGATCGTGCCGGCGCTCGATGTGCTGCAGTCCATCCCCGTGCTTTCGTTTCTGCCGACGGTGCTGCTGGCGATGATCGCCCTGTTTCCCGGACGGACGCTCGGCCTCGAGCTCGGGAGCATTCTGCTCATCTTCACGGGCATGGTCTGGAACATGGCGTTTAGCTTCTACCACTCGCTGCGGACGATTCCCGAAGAGCTGACCGAGGCGGCGCAGGCCTTCCGCCTGTCGCCTCTGCGCAGGCTGCTGTCGCTCGAGCTGCCGGCGTCGATTATCGGGCTCGTCTGGAACAGCATGATGTCCTGGGCGGGCGGATGGTTCTTCCTCATGGCCACCGAGGAGTTCACGTTGGGCAGGCAGTCGTTTGCGCTGCCGGGGTTGGGCAGTTACCTTGCCGACGCGGCGAACAAGGGCAACTTTGGCGCGATCTTGTGGGGGCTCGGCACGCTGATCGCGCTGATCGTCGCGCTCGATCAGCTGGTCTGGCGGCCCCTCATCGCCTGGAGCGAACGGTTCAAGGTCGAGCTGTCCGAGGGACAGGACGTCCCGCGCTCGTGGGCCCTCAACGTGCTGCGCGACTCCACCTTGCTGCCCGCCGCAGGCCGCGCGCTGCGCACGATGTCCGCGCGCATGCAGAAGGGACGGCCCCCGGCCCGTGCGCCCCGCCCGGCGGCGCCGGACCCCGCCGCCGCGGCGGTGACGAGGGGCTTGGGCTGGGTCGCGACCGCGGCCGCGCTCGCCGCCGTCGTCTGGGGCACCGTCTCCTTGATCAGACTGATCGCCGCCCTGCCGGCCGTGCAATGGCTCACGATCGGCGCGGGCACGGGAGCCACGCTGCTGCGGATCATCGTCGCCCTCGCCGTGTCGCTCGCCTGGACGGTCCCCGCGGGCGTCGCGATCGGGCTGCACCCGCGCCTCGCCCGGGTGGCGGAGCCCCTGGCGCAGGTCGCGGCGTCGGTGCCGGCGACCGCGGTCTTCCCGATCCTGCTGCTCCTCCTGATCCACGTCGGCGGCGGGCTCACGATCGCATCCATTCTATTGATGCTGCTCGGCACTCAATGGTACGTCCTGTTCAACGCCATCGCGGGGGCGATTGCGCTGCCGCGCGACCTGCTGGAGGCCACCGACGTGATGAAGGTCCGGGGCTGGGCGCGGTGGCGAACCCTCATCCTTCCGGGTATTTTTCCGCACCTCGTCACCGGCGGCATCACGGCCCAGGGCGGCGCCTTCAACGCCTCGATCGTCTCGGAATACGTGACGTTCGAGAACAGGACGCTGCAGACGATCGGCCTCGGCGCCCTGATCTCGGCGGCCGCCGCGAACGCGAATTACCCGCTGCTGGCCGCGGCGACCGTGGCGATGGGCACGATCGTCGTCGTCTGGAACCGCCTCTTCTGGCGGCGCGCGGCGCATCTCGCGGAGGAACGGTACCATCTGGGATGA
- a CDS encoding xanthine dehydrogenase family protein molybdopterin-binding subunit, producing the protein MSTRYVGAAVRRREDPRLLTGGGQYVDDIAAAGCLYAAVARSTHAHARLVAVDLERARRHPAVVAAFTFADLAKDLAPLPSAGLAPAALGARIRFQVRNAAQFALASDRVRYAGEPIAVLAADGRAAADDALALVDAAYEPLPPVTDVVAGLAAGAPVVHPDWGDNVAVCFAMRVGDPDRAFANAPVRVRATLRVPRSAGMPIEPRGVLAVPDRRDGGITVWSSTQVPHILQRALSEALRLAAHKVRVIAPDVGGGFGTKCSVYPEEMLIPLIATRLRRPVKWIETRREHMQSASHSREQLHEAEIAADAGGTVLAFRDRLLLDQGAYNPWGIVQPYNTVAHTLGPYRIRHAAFDVRSVVTNKTPHAPYRGAGRPEAVFVMERMLDLLARRLEIDPADLRRRNTIRSDEMPYDAGFLYRDGNPCVYDSGDFAGALERALDHVGYAAFRSEQRGLRARGVYRGIGIAAYVEGTGIGPYESAAVRLDSSGKVVVATGACSQGQGHETTFAQIAADALGVALDDVTVVGGDTRAIAAGIGTFASRSLVVAGNAVAGAATDVRGKVVRAAAALLEAAEPDLDVGGGRVFVRGTPGRGLTLAEVVRSSLPTLAGARVADPIFEASRYGTVPTVTYASAVHVAVVEVDPETGAVAILRYVVAHDCGRVVNPLIVEGQIHGGVAQGIGGGMSEMLAYDTGGQLLSGSLMDYAIPKARELPRFETVHLEYPSPRNPLGAKGVGEGGAIAPPAALANAVEDALAPFGVRITEGPLLPERIVGLISASSPDRRGA; encoded by the coding sequence GTGAGCACGCGCTACGTCGGCGCAGCGGTGCGCCGGCGCGAAGACCCGCGCCTCCTGACGGGCGGCGGGCAGTACGTGGACGACATCGCGGCGGCCGGGTGTCTCTACGCGGCGGTCGCGCGCTCCACGCACGCCCACGCGCGTCTCGTGGCGGTCGATCTCGAACGGGCGCGGCGGCATCCTGCGGTCGTGGCCGCCTTCACGTTCGCCGATCTCGCGAAGGACCTCGCCCCGCTGCCGTCCGCGGGCCTCGCCCCCGCGGCGCTCGGCGCGCGCATCCGCTTCCAAGTCCGGAACGCGGCCCAGTTCGCGCTCGCCTCCGACCGCGTCCGCTACGCCGGGGAACCGATCGCCGTCCTCGCGGCCGATGGGCGCGCGGCCGCCGACGACGCCCTCGCGCTGGTCGACGCCGCCTACGAGCCGCTGCCGCCCGTGACGGACGTGGTCGCGGGCCTCGCGGCCGGCGCGCCCGTGGTCCATCCGGACTGGGGCGACAACGTGGCGGTGTGCTTTGCGATGCGGGTCGGCGACCCGGATCGGGCGTTCGCCAATGCGCCGGTGCGGGTCCGGGCGACGCTCCGGGTACCCCGCTCGGCGGGGATGCCGATCGAACCCCGCGGGGTGCTGGCGGTGCCGGACCGCCGGGACGGCGGTATCACCGTGTGGAGCTCGACGCAGGTGCCGCACATTCTGCAGCGCGCGCTCAGCGAGGCGCTGCGCCTCGCGGCGCACAAGGTGCGCGTCATCGCGCCGGACGTGGGCGGGGGCTTCGGCACCAAGTGTTCGGTCTATCCGGAGGAAATGCTGATTCCGCTCATCGCGACGCGCCTCCGCCGGCCGGTGAAGTGGATCGAAACGCGCCGCGAGCATATGCAGAGCGCCAGCCATTCGAGGGAACAGCTCCACGAGGCCGAGATCGCCGCGGACGCCGGCGGGACGGTGCTCGCTTTTCGCGACCGCCTGCTGTTGGATCAGGGCGCCTACAATCCGTGGGGCATCGTGCAGCCGTACAACACGGTGGCGCATACACTCGGCCCCTACCGTATCCGGCACGCCGCCTTCGACGTTCGGTCCGTCGTCACCAACAAGACGCCGCACGCCCCGTACCGCGGCGCCGGCCGCCCGGAAGCCGTGTTTGTGATGGAGCGCATGCTCGATCTGCTCGCCCGCCGCCTCGAGATCGATCCCGCCGACCTGCGCCGGCGCAACACGATCCGCAGCGACGAGATGCCCTACGACGCCGGGTTTCTCTACCGCGACGGCAACCCGTGCGTCTACGACAGCGGCGACTTCGCCGGCGCGCTCGAACGCGCGCTCGACCACGTCGGGTACGCCGCGTTCCGAAGCGAGCAGCGCGGGCTGCGCGCGCGCGGCGTGTACCGCGGCATCGGGATCGCGGCGTACGTCGAGGGCACCGGCATCGGACCCTACGAAAGCGCCGCCGTACGGCTGGACTCGTCGGGGAAGGTCGTCGTGGCGACCGGCGCCTGTTCACAGGGCCAGGGACACGAAACCACCTTCGCGCAGATCGCCGCGGACGCGCTCGGCGTCGCGCTCGACGACGTGACGGTGGTCGGCGGGGACACGCGGGCGATCGCGGCCGGCATCGGCACGTTTGCCAGCCGCAGCCTCGTCGTCGCCGGCAACGCCGTGGCCGGCGCGGCGACGGACGTCCGGGGGAAGGTGGTGCGCGCCGCCGCCGCGCTGCTCGAAGCCGCGGAGCCCGATCTCGACGTCGGCGGAGGGCGCGTCTTCGTGCGCGGCACCCCCGGCCGCGGGCTGACGCTGGCCGAAGTCGTGCGATCGAGCCTCCCCACGCTCGCCGGCGCGCGCGTCGCCGACCCGATCTTCGAAGCGTCCCGGTACGGGACCGTGCCGACGGTCACCTACGCGAGCGCCGTCCACGTCGCGGTCGTCGAGGTCGATCCCGAGACCGGCGCGGTCGCGATCCTCCGGTACGTCGTCGCCCACGACTGCGGCCGCGTGGTCAATCCACTGATTGTGGAAGGTCAGATCCACGGCGGCGTCGCGCAGGGGATCGGCGGCGGCATGAGCGAGATGCTGGCCTACGACACCGGCGGGCAGTTGCTCTCGGGGTCACTGATGGACTACGCGATCCCGAAAGCCCGGGAACTGCCGCGGTTCGAGACCGTCCATCTCGAGTATCCGTCGCCGCGCAACCCGCTCGGGGCGAAGGGCGTCGGCGAGGGAGGCGCGATCGCGCCCCCGGCCGCCCTCGCGAACGCCGTCGAAGACGCGCTGGCGCCGTTCGGAGTCCGGATCACGGAAGGCCCCCTGCTGCCGGAGCGAATCGTTGGATTGATCTCGGCTTCGAGCCCCGACCGGAGGGGAGCATGA
- a CDS encoding LLM class flavin-dependent oxidoreductase yields the protein MAKLKFGVWVPSYAWRDGGSERMHRLTSSIQKCEEYGFDIWVIDHLLTAPGLYGMAWLEPLNVLSYAAALTRRARLATGILVLPVRNPVMLAKEISTLCRLSGGRFVFGIGPGWYAQEFTVTGSRIEERGRRTDEILEAVMLLLSRPNASYHGRYYQFDDVTIDPRPAAPPEVWVSGGSRVPDPDEHDVPFMSKAVLTRVVKAGNWLSRCSGTQEWVKRDWEQIKAHARTMGTDPAGITFGHCNFIHLVDTADQTKALAESREPFIRVMGTHRSYEHLQECYMIGGIDHINARIADLAGAGLTYLVLGPVTDDPGQIDLIARHVAPNFA from the coding sequence ATGGCAAAGCTCAAGTTCGGCGTGTGGGTACCCTCCTACGCGTGGCGGGACGGCGGGTCCGAACGAATGCACCGGCTGACATCGTCCATCCAAAAATGCGAGGAATACGGCTTCGACATCTGGGTGATCGACCATCTGCTGACCGCTCCGGGTCTGTACGGCATGGCGTGGCTCGAGCCGCTGAACGTGCTCTCCTACGCCGCGGCGCTGACGCGGCGCGCGCGCCTCGCCACCGGCATCCTGGTCCTGCCGGTGCGGAACCCCGTGATGCTCGCCAAGGAGATCTCGACGCTGTGCCGGTTGTCCGGCGGACGCTTTGTCTTCGGCATCGGCCCCGGGTGGTACGCGCAGGAGTTCACGGTCACCGGCTCGAGGATCGAGGAGCGCGGACGGCGTACCGATGAGATCCTCGAAGCCGTGATGCTCCTGTTGAGCCGTCCCAACGCTTCCTACCACGGCCGGTACTACCAGTTCGACGACGTGACAATCGACCCGCGGCCCGCGGCGCCGCCCGAAGTATGGGTCTCCGGCGGGTCCCGTGTGCCGGACCCGGACGAACACGACGTCCCGTTCATGTCGAAAGCCGTGCTCACCCGCGTCGTGAAGGCCGGCAACTGGCTGTCGCGCTGCTCCGGCACCCAGGAGTGGGTAAAGCGGGATTGGGAGCAAATCAAGGCGCACGCCCGGACGATGGGCACAGACCCCGCGGGGATCACCTTCGGACACTGCAACTTCATTCACCTGGTGGACACGGCCGACCAGACCAAAGCGCTCGCGGAATCCCGCGAGCCGTTCATCCGGGTCATGGGGACGCACCGCTCCTACGAGCACCTGCAAGAGTGCTACATGATCGGCGGCATCGACCACATCAACGCGCGGATCGCGGATCTCGCCGGCGCCGGCCTCACCTACCTGGTGCTCGGACCGGTGACCGACGATCCCGGGCAGATCGACCTCATCGCCCGGCACGTCGCGCCCAACTTTGCCTGA
- a CDS encoding DUF2848 family protein yields the protein MTSLDLTLRQNGRAAPLRFEVRRVINAGFSGRDRAAVQRHIDEMRVHGIPCPDRVPVLYPKMAHLLTTAGTIEVLGSETSGEAEFVLLAAPGRILVACGSDHTDRGLEKITIEKSKLVAPNVISSEVWDLEDVRDGWDDLVLTGHATVDGRRAPYQEGRLGSMMRPDDLLALVRGRLDGDLTGTAIFSGTFALLGGAFAYGERFEVELRDDRRGTALRCDYRITPIRWLRGEG from the coding sequence ATGACCTCCCTCGACCTGACGCTCCGGCAGAACGGCCGCGCCGCCCCGCTGCGGTTCGAGGTGCGCCGCGTGATCAACGCCGGCTTCTCCGGCCGCGACCGGGCGGCGGTGCAACGGCACATCGACGAGATGCGCGTGCACGGCATCCCGTGCCCGGACCGCGTGCCGGTCCTGTATCCGAAAATGGCCCACCTGCTCACCACGGCGGGGACGATTGAGGTGCTAGGCTCGGAGACATCCGGCGAGGCGGAGTTCGTCCTGCTCGCCGCGCCCGGCCGCATCCTGGTCGCCTGCGGCAGCGACCACACCGACCGCGGGCTCGAGAAGATCACGATCGAGAAATCGAAGCTGGTCGCGCCGAACGTGATCTCGAGCGAGGTGTGGGACCTCGAGGACGTGCGCGACGGCTGGGACGATCTCGTGCTGACGGGGCACGCGACGGTGGACGGCCGCCGCGCCCCGTACCAGGAGGGCCGGCTCGGATCGATGATGCGTCCGGACGACCTGCTGGCCCTCGTGCGCGGCCGGCTCGACGGCGACCTGACCGGCACCGCGATCTTCTCGGGCACGTTCGCGCTGCTCGGCGGCGCGTTCGCGTACGGCGAGCGCTTCGAGGTCGAGCTGCGTGACGACCGGCGTGGCACGGCGCTGCGCTGCGACTACCGCATCACGCCGATCCGGTGGCTGAGGGGAGAAGGCTGA
- a CDS encoding MmgE/PrpD family protein: MGLTRDVAQWVARMSIDEAPPGVVDAARSAIIDTVAVILAGAAEPVSKIVADAVAEDGAAPVADRLGARLRTSMEGAALVNGVSGHALDYDDVNRSSIGHPSVVILPAALAAAQGAGASGRRLVEAYVAGVEVMTKLGRAMGTAHYRTGWHATSTLGTLGAAMAAGKVFGLPTEVLQHALAVAASEASGSRQNFGTMTKPYHPGHAARCGVAAARLARRGMTGDTTILEAPLGYFAIFAYGEAGTAGLAASLGNPYDVVSPGMNVKRYPCCYATHRAADAVLDLVREYELRAGDVESAEVTVPPGGLAAVTRDRPRTGLEGKFSLPYVVAAALLDGRVALDSFTDEKVLRPDAQALLRAVRPVEDPSIAVEFNPIEEGYVTVKIHRRSGAPLKRRVDYPRGAPQNPLSREELHEKFRDCARGVLPPVQSARALDLLASIEALPRLDDLIASLVPPEGGA, translated from the coding sequence ATGGGACTGACGCGGGACGTGGCGCAGTGGGTGGCGCGGATGTCGATCGACGAGGCGCCCCCCGGCGTGGTGGACGCGGCCCGGTCCGCGATCATCGACACCGTCGCCGTGATTCTGGCCGGCGCGGCCGAACCCGTGTCGAAGATCGTCGCGGACGCGGTCGCGGAAGACGGAGCCGCGCCGGTGGCCGATCGTCTGGGCGCGCGGCTTCGCACTTCGATGGAGGGCGCCGCGCTGGTCAACGGGGTCAGCGGGCACGCCCTCGACTACGACGACGTCAACCGGTCCTCGATTGGCCATCCGAGCGTGGTGATCCTGCCCGCGGCGCTCGCGGCGGCCCAGGGCGCGGGCGCGTCCGGCCGCCGGCTGGTGGAAGCCTACGTGGCCGGCGTCGAGGTCATGACCAAGCTCGGCCGGGCGATGGGCACGGCGCATTACCGGACCGGCTGGCACGCGACCTCCACGCTCGGGACGCTCGGCGCGGCGATGGCGGCGGGGAAGGTCTTCGGGCTCCCGACGGAAGTGTTGCAGCACGCGCTCGCCGTCGCGGCGTCGGAGGCGTCGGGCAGCCGCCAGAATTTCGGCACGATGACGAAGCCCTATCATCCGGGGCACGCCGCACGCTGCGGGGTCGCCGCCGCGCGTCTGGCGCGCAGAGGGATGACCGGCGATACCACCATTCTGGAGGCGCCGCTCGGCTACTTCGCCATCTTCGCCTACGGCGAAGCCGGCACGGCGGGCCTGGCGGCCTCGCTCGGCAATCCGTACGACGTGGTGTCGCCCGGCATGAACGTGAAGCGGTATCCGTGCTGCTATGCCACGCACCGCGCGGCCGACGCCGTGCTGGATCTGGTTCGTGAGTACGAGCTGCGTGCCGGGGACGTCGAATCCGCGGAGGTCACGGTGCCGCCGGGCGGGCTGGCCGCGGTGACCCGGGACCGTCCGCGCACCGGCCTCGAAGGGAAGTTCAGCCTGCCGTACGTCGTGGCCGCCGCGTTGCTCGACGGCCGCGTCGCCCTCGACAGCTTCACCGACGAGAAGGTGCTGCGTCCGGACGCGCAGGCACTGCTGCGGGCGGTCCGTCCGGTGGAGGACCCGAGCATCGCGGTGGAGTTCAACCCGATCGAGGAGGGGTACGTGACCGTCAAGATTCACCGCCGCAGCGGGGCGCCGTTGAAGCGCCGCGTCGACTACCCGCGCGGCGCTCCGCAGAATCCGCTCAGCCGCGAGGAGCTGCACGAGAAGTTCCGCGACTGCGCCCGGGGTGTTCTACCCCCGGTGCAGAGCGCGCGGGCGCTCGACCTGCTGGCGTCGATCGAGGCGCTCCCGCGGCTCGATGACCTGATCGCGTCGCTGGTCCCGCCGGAAGGGGGGGCGTAG